One genomic segment of Cystobacter fuscus DSM 2262 includes these proteins:
- a CDS encoding helix-turn-helix transcriptional regulator, which yields MTQLPKTPAALARHLGRVAREARHKAALTQAEAAERIGLATDVYGRLERGKMLPSLPTLLRLCRALALDANPLLGFSSSRPPAWLTLDAPAVDEPPAMRRLLRTLRQLKPRQLAALSRAASAMLPAPAASAPREARQRAH from the coding sequence ATGACCCAACTCCCCAAGACACCGGCCGCGCTCGCCCGTCACCTGGGAAGGGTGGCTCGCGAGGCGCGTCACAAAGCCGCGCTGACCCAGGCGGAAGCCGCCGAGCGGATTGGCCTGGCGACGGATGTGTACGGACGCCTGGAGCGCGGCAAGATGCTCCCGAGCCTTCCCACCCTGCTGCGGCTGTGCCGGGCCCTGGCCCTGGACGCCAACCCCCTGCTGGGATTTTCCTCGTCGCGGCCGCCCGCATGGCTCACGCTGGACGCTCCCGCCGTGGACGAGCCCCCCGCGATGCGCCGCCTGCTGCGCACGCTCCGCCAGTTGAAGCCGCGCCAGCTCGCCGCCCTGAGTCGCGCGGCCAGCGCGATGCTGCCTGCCCCAGCCGCATCGGCCCCACGCGAGGCCAGGCAGCGCGCGCACTGA
- a CDS encoding response regulator — protein MSDTRHTLLLVDDEPDVIDLLQRMFHKRYQVLSASSGREALELLRRHPVDVLITDQRMPEMTGIELVTAARAEGLDVTALLLTGYTNPEDIIAAINRGQVYRYITKPWDLNDLVFTVKNAVDYTQLRRDKERLLRQLHQRVEALDVLYEVSRASAGEPLDYDAIIDRVLVAVSRVLPYDCGAALIAVGWDRTATLRLRCQGLAVGEQALIGVKESMLGAWSTRSGLMLSEDRVISHVEGSTSPDTAAPIVWGSQLTVALTAEGRPVGLLSLFSERANAYSEEDGALLDTLANQTAAAIQSLRASEEASRQRMERMVQSMADGVLLTDEKNEVVVLNPAARRLLRLEDGALQDAGPRLRERLGFDPFELVHGWEAGSTQVLREELTLDARTIHTTVTPVHDGRGALRGVCVVLRDVTEQKQLEERKDEFVHMVSHELRTPLTSISGSLDLVLNFLTTDMNEKQRRYLMLARDSTEKLNAIVDDLLDLAKFAKGRLRMNFEWTYVDELVRRAVEKYGPAFQARGVTMTTALPQHGQRAQVDPNRITQVLNNLLTNAAKFTPEGGQMRLALKSTSAVPGYFALSCWNSGEPIAEENLERIFDRFEQARTQANRTVRGTGLGLAICRNIVQSHGGHIWSEPCADGVRFIAVFPLEPGSEPPRPEELDSPRKQDAAPRGHLVLVESDRNIAFITKALLRARGYAVRIVPNAEEALSLARTRPPDAMLVDARLPVIDGLRLTELLRQDPRTRLLPVLVLSAFDERPRAFRAGADAFLSMPLSAESLLATTDSLVRGRAGKSQGRVLLADADEKMASLCHEALGGLGYEVRVATSLALAHRALGEHRPDVLLLNAQLPDGDGYHFLEEIKAERASGSISVLFLAPSADTSIKVRALKRGADDVLARPFDALTLGSRVEAVLRRKQRERGASPTTQLPGPGAIEREIQRRCAERTPFAYCYLDLDNLKAYQDYYGLAKADGVIRQTGDLLREVLAREGLPGDFLGHMTGDDFVFVTSAESVDRVCQRALEVFDRLIPLYYDKQDRERGYIETQGRYGDTRRCPIMSVSVVAVLGDSVPGQALTELARRASDLKKRAKSIPGSVYLRSDREQAFVRTSVG, from the coding sequence GTGTCCGACACCCGACATACCCTGCTGTTGGTCGATGACGAGCCGGATGTCATCGATCTCCTCCAGCGCATGTTCCACAAGCGCTACCAGGTGCTCTCGGCCTCCTCGGGCCGCGAGGCCCTGGAGCTGCTGCGGCGCCACCCCGTGGACGTGCTCATCACCGACCAGCGCATGCCGGAGATGACGGGCATCGAGCTGGTGACGGCCGCGCGCGCCGAGGGCCTCGACGTCACGGCGCTGCTGCTCACCGGCTACACCAACCCCGAGGACATCATCGCGGCCATCAACCGGGGGCAGGTCTACCGCTACATCACCAAGCCGTGGGACCTGAACGACCTCGTCTTCACCGTGAAGAACGCGGTGGACTACACCCAGCTGCGGCGCGACAAGGAGCGGCTCTTGCGCCAGCTGCACCAGCGGGTGGAGGCGCTGGACGTGCTCTACGAGGTGAGCCGCGCGAGCGCCGGGGAGCCGCTCGACTACGACGCCATCATCGATCGGGTGCTCGTGGCGGTGTCGCGCGTGCTGCCGTACGACTGTGGGGCGGCCCTCATCGCGGTGGGGTGGGATCGCACGGCCACCCTGCGCCTGCGCTGCCAGGGGCTGGCCGTGGGCGAGCAGGCGCTGATCGGCGTCAAGGAGTCCATGCTGGGCGCCTGGAGCACGCGCTCGGGGCTGATGTTGTCCGAGGACCGCGTCATCTCCCACGTCGAGGGCTCCACGTCCCCGGACACCGCCGCCCCCATCGTCTGGGGCAGCCAGCTCACCGTGGCCCTCACCGCCGAGGGCCGTCCGGTGGGGCTCCTGTCGCTCTTCTCCGAGCGCGCGAACGCCTACTCCGAGGAGGATGGCGCGCTGCTCGACACCCTGGCCAACCAGACGGCCGCCGCCATCCAGTCCCTGCGCGCCTCCGAGGAGGCGTCGCGCCAGCGCATGGAGCGCATGGTGCAGTCCATGGCCGATGGCGTGCTGCTCACCGACGAGAAGAACGAGGTGGTGGTGCTCAACCCCGCCGCGCGCCGCCTGCTGCGGCTGGAGGACGGCGCCCTCCAGGACGCCGGACCGCGGCTGCGCGAGCGGCTCGGGTTCGATCCCTTCGAGCTGGTGCACGGCTGGGAGGCGGGCAGCACCCAGGTGCTGCGCGAGGAGCTCACGCTGGATGCGCGCACCATCCACACCACGGTGACCCCGGTGCACGACGGGCGGGGCGCGCTGCGCGGCGTGTGCGTGGTGCTGCGCGACGTCACCGAGCAAAAGCAGCTCGAGGAGCGCAAGGACGAGTTCGTCCACATGGTGAGCCACGAGCTGCGCACGCCCCTCACCTCCATCTCCGGCTCGTTGGACCTGGTGCTCAACTTCCTCACCACGGACATGAACGAGAAGCAGCGGCGCTACCTCATGCTCGCGCGCGACTCGACGGAGAAGCTCAACGCCATCGTGGATGACCTGCTGGACCTGGCCAAGTTCGCCAAGGGCCGGCTGCGGATGAACTTCGAGTGGACGTACGTGGACGAGCTGGTGCGCCGCGCGGTGGAGAAGTACGGCCCGGCGTTCCAGGCGCGCGGCGTGACGATGACCACCGCCCTGCCGCAACATGGCCAGCGCGCCCAGGTGGATCCCAACCGCATCACCCAGGTGCTCAACAACCTGCTCACCAACGCCGCCAAGTTCACCCCCGAGGGCGGCCAGATGCGGCTGGCGCTCAAGAGCACCTCGGCGGTGCCCGGCTACTTCGCCCTGTCGTGCTGGAACAGCGGCGAGCCCATCGCCGAGGAGAACCTGGAGCGCATCTTCGACCGCTTCGAGCAGGCGCGCACCCAGGCCAACCGCACCGTGCGCGGCACGGGGCTGGGGCTGGCCATCTGCCGCAACATCGTGCAGTCGCACGGCGGCCACATCTGGAGCGAGCCGTGCGCGGATGGGGTGCGCTTCATCGCGGTGTTCCCCCTGGAGCCCGGCTCCGAGCCGCCCCGGCCCGAGGAGCTGGACTCCCCGCGCAAGCAGGACGCCGCGCCGCGCGGCCACCTGGTGCTCGTGGAGTCCGATCGGAACATCGCCTTCATCACCAAGGCGCTGCTGCGCGCGCGCGGCTACGCGGTGCGCATCGTGCCCAACGCCGAGGAGGCCCTGTCACTCGCGCGCACCCGGCCGCCGGACGCGATGCTCGTGGATGCCCGGCTGCCCGTCATCGATGGGCTGCGGCTCACGGAGCTGCTCCGGCAGGATCCGCGCACGCGCCTGCTGCCCGTGCTCGTCCTGTCCGCCTTCGACGAGCGCCCGCGCGCCTTCCGGGCCGGGGCGGATGCCTTCCTGTCCATGCCCCTGAGCGCCGAGAGCCTTTTGGCCACCACGGACTCGCTCGTGCGCGGACGCGCCGGCAAGTCCCAGGGGCGCGTGCTCCTCGCGGACGCCGACGAGAAGATGGCCTCGCTCTGCCACGAGGCGCTCGGCGGCCTCGGCTACGAGGTGCGCGTGGCCACCTCCCTGGCGCTCGCCCACCGCGCCCTGGGCGAGCACCGCCCGGACGTGCTGCTGCTCAACGCGCAACTGCCCGACGGCGATGGCTACCACTTCCTCGAGGAGATCAAGGCCGAGCGCGCCAGCGGCTCCATCTCCGTGCTCTTCCTCGCCCCCTCGGCCGACACGTCCATCAAGGTGCGCGCCCTGAAGCGCGGCGCCGATGACGTGCTCGCCAGGCCCTTCGACGCGTTGACGCTCGGCTCGCGCGTGGAGGCGGTGCTGCGCCGCAAGCAGCGCGAGCGCGGCGCTTCGCCCACCACGCAACTGCCCGGCCCGGGCGCCATCGAGCGGGAGATCCAACGCCGCTGCGCCGAGCGCACCCCGTTCGCCTACTGCTACCTGGACCTGGACAACCTCAAGGCCTACCAGGACTACTACGGCCTGGCGAAGGCCGATGGCGTCATCCGCCAGACGGGAGATCTCCTGCGCGAGGTGCTCGCCCGCGAGGGGCTGCCCGGCGACTTCCTCGGGCACATGACGGGAGATGACTTCGTCTTCGTCACCTCCGCCGAGAGCGTGGACCGGGTGTGCCAGCGCGCGCTCGAGGTCTTCGATCGGCTCATCCCGCTCTACTACGACAAGCAGGACCGGGAGCGCGGCTACATCGAGACACAGGGGCGCTATGGGGACACGCGCCGCTGTCCCATCATGAGCGTGTCGGTGGTGGCGGTGCTCGGCGACAGCGTGCCCGGCCAGGCGCTCACGGAGCTGGCGCGGCGGGCCTCGGACCTGAAGAAGCGCGCCAAGTCCATTCCGGGCTCGGTCTACCTGCGCAGTGATCGCGAACAGGCCTTCGTGCGGACGAGCGTGGGATGA
- a CDS encoding ABC transporter ATP-binding protein yields MTSGAGQTRARDEQPREEPAKELLRLEGLTKVFETDEMETHALSEVNLSVGQGEWVSIVGPSGSGKSSLLAVLGLLDTVSRGRYLLDGQPVLELSPAQRALVRNQHIGFIFQSFNLIGDLSVYENVELPLTYRDMAADERHARVERALERVGMSHRARHMPGQISGGQQQRVAVARAVAGEPLLLLADEPTGNLDSKNGAQVMQLLTELHQGGATLIMVTHDPNQARLGTRQVSLFDGRIVQDERLR; encoded by the coding sequence ATGACGAGCGGAGCGGGGCAAACGCGGGCGCGCGACGAGCAGCCGCGAGAGGAGCCGGCGAAGGAGCTGTTGCGGCTCGAGGGCCTCACCAAGGTCTTCGAGACGGACGAGATGGAGACGCACGCGCTCTCGGAGGTGAACCTCTCGGTGGGCCAGGGCGAGTGGGTGTCCATCGTGGGGCCCTCGGGCTCGGGCAAGTCGAGCCTGCTGGCGGTACTGGGGTTGTTGGACACGGTCTCCCGGGGGCGCTACCTGCTGGATGGGCAGCCGGTGTTGGAGCTGTCCCCGGCGCAGCGGGCGCTGGTGCGCAACCAGCACATCGGCTTCATCTTCCAGAGCTTCAACCTGATTGGCGACCTGTCCGTCTACGAGAACGTGGAGCTGCCGCTGACCTATCGCGACATGGCGGCGGACGAGCGCCATGCCCGGGTGGAGCGGGCCCTGGAGCGCGTGGGCATGAGCCACCGGGCGCGGCACATGCCCGGGCAGATCTCCGGCGGCCAGCAGCAGCGCGTGGCCGTGGCGCGCGCCGTGGCGGGCGAGCCCCTCCTGCTCCTGGCGGACGAGCCCACCGGCAACCTCGACTCGAAGAATGGAGCGCAGGTGATGCAACTGCTCACCGAGCTGCACCAGGGCGGCGCCACCCTGATCATGGTGACCCATGATCCGAATCAGGCGCGGCTCGGGACGCGTCAGGTGAGCCTCTTCGATGGCCGCATCGTCCAGGACGAGCGCCTGCGCTGA
- a CDS encoding protein kinase domain-containing protein produces the protein MSQPSDSGGSPSQLTFESGGYLYSIQRPLVSHPDYDTLLLSSRQLAKGGPFKLVVLKPVLLEHGREARTRAMEEVRLSKSLRHRNIAPVLGSAVHHEVAYVVMDMGHGRFLLSLMDAAVSVNRKLTHDFAAYVAAEVADALDCAHRAVDEEGRPLHLVHRAVGPMRIRVGDDGRIQLTNFGAAYSELLGRIRTPPDLLRGDPAYIAPEILLGFCKPEASQTDPLTPRKLDGRADVFSLGLVLLEMLLARYPLDPPDTLWLDVERRFPPEVRGERSSLLPLETLANRVLHFGPEEVQRAAEELPAPLQRILSKALRPHPDERYQTAGQMRDELRAFLGRPEQRKPFGAKEAKAEANALFHQASDLERLGAYPIVERGVLPLPPDMTLEGSDEFDD, from the coding sequence ATGTCCCAGCCGTCGGATTCTGGCGGGTCCCCGTCTCAACTCACTTTCGAGTCGGGCGGCTACCTCTACTCCATTCAGCGGCCCCTGGTGTCGCACCCCGACTACGACACCCTGCTGCTCTCCTCGCGCCAACTCGCCAAGGGGGGCCCCTTCAAGCTGGTTGTCCTCAAGCCCGTTCTCCTGGAGCACGGGCGTGAGGCCCGCACGCGAGCCATGGAGGAAGTGCGGCTCTCCAAGTCCCTGCGCCACCGCAACATCGCCCCCGTGCTCGGCTCCGCGGTGCACCACGAGGTGGCCTACGTCGTCATGGACATGGGGCATGGCCGCTTCCTGCTCTCCCTCATGGACGCCGCCGTGTCCGTCAACCGGAAGCTCACGCACGACTTCGCGGCCTATGTCGCCGCCGAGGTGGCGGACGCGCTCGACTGCGCGCACCGCGCCGTGGACGAAGAGGGCCGTCCCCTCCACCTCGTGCACCGGGCCGTGGGGCCCATGCGCATCCGCGTGGGCGACGACGGACGCATCCAGCTCACCAACTTTGGCGCCGCCTACTCGGAGCTGCTCGGCCGCATCCGCACGCCCCCGGACCTGCTCCGGGGAGACCCGGCCTACATCGCCCCGGAAATCCTCCTCGGCTTCTGCAAGCCCGAGGCGAGCCAGACGGATCCGCTCACCCCCAGGAAGCTGGACGGACGGGCCGACGTCTTCTCCCTGGGGCTCGTCCTGCTCGAAATGCTGCTGGCCCGCTACCCGTTGGATCCACCTGACACCCTCTGGCTGGACGTGGAGAGGCGCTTTCCGCCCGAGGTGCGCGGGGAGCGCTCCTCGCTCCTTCCCCTGGAGACACTCGCCAACCGCGTGCTGCACTTCGGCCCGGAGGAGGTACAGCGTGCCGCCGAGGAGCTGCCCGCGCCGTTGCAGCGGATTCTCTCCAAGGCGCTGCGCCCCCATCCGGACGAGCGTTACCAGACGGCGGGGCAGATGCGCGACGAGCTGCGCGCCTTCCTCGGCCGCCCGGAACAGCGGAAACCTTTCGGCGCGAAGGAGGCGAAGGCGGAGGCGAATGCCCTGTTCCATCAAGCCTCGGACCTGGAGCGGTTGGGGGCCTACCCCATTGTCGAGCGGGGCGTCCTCCCATTGCCTCCGGACATGACGCTCGAAGGCTCCGACGAGTTCGACGATTGA
- a CDS encoding helix-turn-helix domain-containing protein gives MEYERLSKSLGEVARLARERLGLTQAQVARQTGLAPNVYGRIERGHMMPAVPTLRRLAMVLGLSADVLLALTPAQVAPAVDAPTPEGNLPPELRRTVRMLRGWPAGRVKLLNRILRSIENAPEEE, from the coding sequence ATGGAATACGAAAGGCTCTCGAAGTCCCTCGGGGAGGTGGCCCGCCTCGCCCGCGAGCGGCTGGGGCTCACCCAGGCCCAGGTGGCGCGGCAGACAGGCCTCGCCCCCAACGTCTACGGCCGCATCGAGCGCGGCCACATGATGCCCGCCGTCCCCACGCTGCGCCGCCTCGCCATGGTGCTCGGCCTCTCCGCCGACGTGCTGCTCGCGCTCACCCCCGCGCAGGTGGCGCCCGCGGTGGATGCACCCACCCCCGAGGGCAACCTGCCCCCGGAGCTGCGGCGGACGGTGCGCATGTTGCGCGGCTGGCCCGCCGGCCGGGTGAAGCTCCTCAACCGCATTCTCCGCTCCATCGAAAACGCCCCCGAGGAGGAGTGA
- the lexA gene encoding transcriptional repressor LexA — translation MEELTERQREILAFIVKETESRGFPPTIREIGEEMDIRSTNGVNDHLKALERKGYLNRGEQQSRSLVPTKRARLLLGLGVKKESGMVEVPLLGKVAAGAPLLAQENAEDSVRIDSFLLGGNGREVFALRVKGQSMIDDGIFDGDYLFVRKAAQAQPGDIVVALIEDEATVKRYYPEGDRIRFQPANATMQPIYVNRADFRSTMILGQVVGVYRKLPGGKN, via the coding sequence ATGGAAGAGCTGACCGAACGTCAACGGGAAATCCTCGCCTTCATCGTGAAGGAGACCGAGTCGCGGGGCTTCCCGCCGACCATCCGGGAGATCGGCGAGGAGATGGACATCCGCTCGACCAACGGGGTGAACGATCACCTCAAGGCGCTCGAGCGCAAGGGCTACCTCAACCGGGGCGAGCAGCAGAGCCGCTCGCTGGTGCCCACCAAGCGGGCGCGCCTGCTGCTGGGACTGGGAGTGAAGAAGGAGTCGGGGATGGTGGAAGTCCCCCTGCTCGGCAAGGTGGCGGCCGGCGCTCCCCTGCTCGCCCAGGAGAACGCGGAGGACTCGGTCCGCATCGACAGCTTCCTGTTGGGGGGCAACGGGCGCGAGGTGTTCGCGCTCCGGGTCAAGGGCCAGTCGATGATCGACGACGGCATCTTCGACGGGGACTACCTCTTCGTGCGCAAGGCGGCGCAGGCGCAGCCCGGCGACATCGTGGTGGCGCTCATCGAGGACGAGGCCACGGTCAAGCGCTACTACCCCGAGGGCGATCGCATCCGCTTCCAGCCGGCCAACGCCACCATGCAGCCCATCTACGTGAACCGGGCGGACTTCCGCTCCACGATGATCCTCGGCCAGGTGGTGGGCGTGTACCGCAAGCTGCCGGGCGGCAAGAACTGA
- a CDS encoding HEXXH motif-containing putative peptide modification protein: MLQIIYSLTAGGSCPPLIDNQVEHFVQKLKFQFEDLLWLTRLSSAEMAREASAAYEALSARERYAFFLSPAVFSEMFRQQRSGKTPDLRGLIELCVGESALEASARGQARERWNPLFAKAVHAGGVEGNTYAAPLLGGSVTVDLSSPFCRRSDMTSPVFFGDFVPFTEEEKAQVLSKLSAAFAEIEATAPIFARIIRNYTRVACVRKREGALPASEQVSDEIGAIRLLNVHKPEYSHEQLMDDLIHESVHNLLSTYEYLEHPFQIVGGESDGDARPVSPWSMRPIRVLPFLHAVFVYFAILHYTLKRMERGELSAEQQRLALKRRNRYASGFLMPGKLSDYVKPFSNVDPRTLHAMDQMQQIIRRKFSPPSESRPENVAVAPAGGAQYQPPVQKGATP, translated from the coding sequence ATGTTGCAGATCATCTATTCATTGACCGCTGGTGGTTCCTGCCCACCCCTCATTGACAATCAGGTCGAGCACTTCGTCCAGAAGCTCAAGTTCCAGTTCGAGGATCTCCTGTGGTTGACGCGGCTCTCCTCGGCGGAGATGGCGCGGGAGGCGAGCGCCGCCTACGAGGCGCTGAGCGCGCGGGAGCGGTATGCCTTCTTCCTGTCGCCGGCGGTCTTCTCGGAGATGTTCCGTCAGCAGCGCTCGGGCAAGACGCCGGATCTCCGGGGCCTGATCGAGCTGTGCGTGGGTGAGAGCGCCCTCGAGGCGTCCGCCCGGGGCCAGGCGCGAGAGCGTTGGAATCCCCTGTTCGCCAAGGCGGTCCACGCCGGGGGAGTCGAGGGCAACACCTATGCGGCGCCGCTGCTGGGTGGTTCGGTGACGGTGGATCTGTCGAGCCCCTTCTGCCGGCGCTCGGACATGACGAGCCCCGTGTTCTTTGGCGACTTCGTGCCCTTCACCGAGGAGGAGAAGGCCCAGGTCCTGAGCAAGCTTTCCGCGGCCTTCGCCGAGATCGAGGCCACCGCGCCCATCTTCGCGCGCATCATCCGCAACTACACGCGCGTGGCGTGCGTGCGCAAGCGCGAGGGCGCCCTGCCCGCCTCCGAGCAGGTCTCCGATGAGATTGGCGCGATCCGCCTGCTCAACGTGCACAAGCCGGAGTACTCGCACGAGCAGTTGATGGATGATTTGATCCACGAGTCCGTGCACAACCTGCTGTCGACGTATGAGTACCTGGAGCATCCGTTCCAAATCGTCGGAGGCGAGTCGGACGGCGACGCGCGCCCCGTGTCGCCCTGGTCGATGCGCCCCATCCGGGTGCTTCCCTTCCTGCACGCGGTGTTCGTCTATTTCGCCATCCTCCACTACACGCTCAAGCGCATGGAGCGCGGAGAGCTCTCCGCCGAGCAGCAGCGCCTGGCCCTGAAGCGGCGCAATCGCTACGCCTCGGGCTTCCTGATGCCGGGCAAGCTGAGCGACTACGTGAAACCTTTCTCGAACGTGGATCCACGCACGCTGCATGCGATGGATCAGATGCAGCAGATCATCCGCCGGAAGTTCTCGCCCCCGTCCGAGTCCCGCCCGGAGAACGTGGCCGTGGCTCCGGCGGGTGGCGCGCAATACCAACCGCCCGTCCAGAAGGGAGCAACCCCGTGA
- a CDS encoding sensor histidine kinase, whose translation MRLYQQLVLFMLAASVLPLAAVGFSLLSEAESELTRRIVSEQGLIAETTAEALSGELMKTAEALGRSAGLIDWEHITPAEFEGGLKLLYGQSYAVSAVLAVDAEGKPRGAPLYQAEGENDHPRFEPTAALALAQAVPVRSLRQAERGQVFLGGVYAHQPSGQTAMAMAVKLADGENSSFALAEVVFSELESLLARRARPELGRLELVKVSAGSILLSTQAGRRLQSLESALASPLAAASGTEGRSFRVEPLALRVSTARVPQVPDFAVVVSLDEASALAPVRAMRRTVLLFILGAFVVLLGVGALFTRRLNRRLARVVSGAEAFSRGELHQRVQVDGDDELSDLASTFNAMGGELERAQERMLRWNDELKVRVDEATAELKTAQSQLLEAQKLAAVGQLGAGVAHEINNPLAGILGNTQLLMLERGEKDPDFETLRKIELSAKRCKDITQNLLRFSQQRARPELRPVDLGGVLRDALSLTENQIQAEGIQLAMELASPPVRVRADPGHLSQVVLALVSNARTAMMKSEQRRLTLRTGERDGQGFFEVEDTGKGIAPEHRSRVFEPFFTTKDVWSNVGLGLSVAWRVVSEAGGTIELRTEVGQGTCFTVWLPKA comes from the coding sequence ATGAGACTCTACCAGCAACTCGTCCTCTTCATGCTGGCCGCCTCGGTGCTGCCCCTGGCGGCCGTGGGCTTCTCGCTGCTGTCGGAAGCCGAGTCGGAGCTGACTCGCCGCATCGTCTCCGAGCAGGGCCTCATCGCCGAGACCACCGCCGAGGCGCTCTCCGGGGAGCTGATGAAGACGGCGGAGGCGCTCGGGCGCTCGGCGGGACTCATCGACTGGGAGCACATCACCCCCGCGGAGTTCGAGGGCGGGCTGAAGTTGCTCTACGGGCAGTCCTACGCGGTGAGCGCGGTGCTGGCGGTCGACGCGGAGGGCAAGCCCCGGGGGGCGCCGCTCTACCAGGCGGAGGGAGAGAACGACCATCCACGGTTCGAGCCCACCGCGGCGCTGGCGCTCGCCCAGGCCGTGCCGGTGCGCTCGCTGCGCCAGGCGGAGCGGGGCCAGGTCTTCCTGGGCGGTGTCTACGCGCACCAGCCCTCCGGCCAGACGGCGATGGCCATGGCGGTGAAGCTCGCCGATGGCGAGAACTCCTCCTTCGCGCTCGCCGAGGTCGTCTTCTCCGAGCTGGAGTCGCTCCTGGCGCGGCGCGCGCGGCCCGAGCTCGGACGGCTCGAGCTGGTGAAGGTGTCGGCCGGAAGCATCCTGCTCAGCACCCAGGCCGGACGCCGCTTGCAGTCATTGGAGTCGGCGTTGGCCTCGCCCCTGGCGGCCGCGAGCGGCACGGAGGGGCGGAGCTTCCGGGTGGAGCCGCTCGCCCTGAGGGTGAGCACCGCGCGGGTGCCCCAGGTGCCCGACTTCGCGGTGGTGGTGTCCCTGGACGAGGCGTCCGCGCTGGCCCCGGTGCGCGCCATGCGCCGCACGGTGCTGCTGTTCATCCTGGGAGCTTTCGTGGTGCTGCTTGGCGTGGGGGCGCTCTTCACCCGCCGGCTCAACCGCCGGCTGGCCCGCGTGGTGTCCGGCGCCGAGGCGTTCAGCCGGGGCGAGCTGCACCAGCGTGTCCAGGTGGATGGCGATGACGAGCTGAGCGACCTGGCTTCCACCTTCAATGCCATGGGCGGCGAGCTGGAGCGGGCCCAGGAGCGGATGCTGCGCTGGAACGACGAGCTCAAGGTCCGCGTGGACGAGGCCACCGCGGAGCTGAAGACCGCGCAGAGCCAATTGCTCGAGGCCCAGAAGCTCGCGGCGGTGGGTCAGCTCGGCGCCGGCGTGGCACACGAGATCAACAACCCCCTGGCCGGCATCCTCGGCAACACGCAGCTTCTGATGCTCGAGCGCGGCGAGAAGGATCCGGACTTCGAGACGTTGCGGAAGATCGAGCTGAGCGCCAAGCGGTGCAAGGACATCACCCAGAACCTGCTGCGCTTCTCCCAGCAACGCGCGCGGCCCGAGCTGCGCCCGGTGGACCTGGGGGGCGTGCTGCGCGACGCGCTCTCGCTCACGGAGAACCAGATTCAGGCGGAGGGCATCCAGCTCGCCATGGAGCTGGCGAGCCCGCCCGTGCGGGTGCGGGCGGATCCGGGGCACCTGTCGCAGGTGGTGCTGGCGCTGGTGTCCAACGCGCGCACCGCGATGATGAAGTCCGAGCAGCGCCGGCTCACGCTGCGCACCGGGGAGCGCGACGGGCAGGGCTTCTTCGAGGTGGAGGACACGGGCAAGGGCATTGCGCCCGAGCACCGCTCGCGCGTCTTCGAGCCCTTCTTCACCACCAAGGACGTGTGGAGCAACGTGGGCCTGGGGCTGTCCGTCGCCTGGCGGGTGGTGAGCGAGGCGGGGGGCACCATCGAGCTGCGCACGGAAGTGGGGCAGGGCACCTGCTTCACCGTGTGGCTGCCCAAGGCGTGA